A genome region from Carya illinoinensis cultivar Pawnee chromosome 2, C.illinoinensisPawnee_v1, whole genome shotgun sequence includes the following:
- the LOC122301009 gene encoding clavaminate synthase-like protein At3g21360 has product MSETFVETQIPQQKFYGGVQFPSVLSPNPRNPLPLPLSAQAVRNEKPLLDSLLRNSGALLFRGFPVKTASDFNEFVEAFGFEELPYVGGAAPRTNIVGRVFTANESPPDQKIPFHHEMAQVPEFPSKLFFFCEVEPGSGGETPIVLSHIVYERMKERYPEFVERLEEHGLLYTRVLGEDDDPSSPIGRGWKSTFLTKDKSVAEQRAAKLGMKMEWLEDAVKTIMGPIPAIKYDKTRQRKIWFNSMVAAYTGWEDARNDPVKAVTFGDGKPLPADIIYDCLNILEEESVVFPWQRGDVLLLDNWAVLHSRRSFNPPRRILASLCK; this is encoded by the exons ATGTCGGAGACCTTCGTAGAAACCCAAATCCCGCAACAGAAGTTTTACGGAGGAGTTCAATTCCCGTCAGTTCTCTCTCCGAACCCCAGAAATCCCTTGCCTCTCCCTCTTTCGGCCCAAGCCGTCAGAAACGAGAAACCGCTACTCGACTCTTTGCTCCGCAACTCCGGCGCTTTACTCTTCAGGGGATTCCCGGTGAAAACAGCCTCGGACTTCAACGAATTCGTTGAGGCCTTTGGCTTCGAGGAGCTTCCCTACGTGGGGGGAGCCGCCCCTCGTACCAACATCGTGGGTCGTGTTTTCACGGCTAATGAGTCCCCTCCGGACCAGAAGATTCCTTTTCACCACGAAATGGCTCAG GTTCCGGAGTTCCCCTCCAAATTGTTTTTCTTCTGTGAAGTAGAGCCTGGAAGTGGTGGAGAAACTCCTATAGTACTTAGCCACATTGTCTACGAAAGAATGAAGGAGAGATACCCAGAATTCGTTGAACGACTGGAAGAGCATGGCTTGTTGTATACGCGGGTATTGGGCGAAGACGATGACCCTTCATCTCCAATCGGACGTGGGTGGAAGTCTACTTTCTTGACCAAAGACAAGAGTGTGGCTGAGCAAAG GGCTGCAAAGTTGGGAATGAAGATGGAATGGCTAGAGGATGCAGTGAAGACAATAATGGGTCCAATTCCAGCTATCAAATATGACAAGACAAGACAGCGCAAGATTTGGTTTAACAGCATGGTTGCCGCTTATACAGGCTGGGAGGACGCAAGGAATGATCCTGTGAAAGCTGTTACCTTTGGGGATGGCAAGCCTTTGCCTGCCGATATCATCTACGACTGTCTTAACATccttgaagaggaatctgtagTCTTTCCTTGGCAGAGAGGTGATGTTCTTTTGCTTGACAATTGGGCTGTTCTTCACTCTCGAAGATCATTCAATCCACCTCGCCGTATACTAGCTTCACTTTGCAAGTAG
- the LOC122301007 gene encoding protein PAF1 homolog, which produces MASYRPFPPQTSFAPAPIQNPLPPPQPQPPPPLHPPHQRAQYNQNWGGYGGGGGGADGSISSAPPPPSSYPQNYNASQMHPNSNYHHQHYVPPRGQQPPPPPPHQQYPYPPPPPPPESSYPPPPPPPAAPSMAQNSMNVQPPQAPIYYPSNQYSQYSHPPIQPMRPPPPPPPPSSPPNSSIPPPPPPSSPPPPLQNKEGGVDRGSHERDKGSSKELTASGRHGLLNLVPAKQQQKPPAPPVPVKKSNGPPGRVETEEERRLRKKREFEKQKQEEKQRQQLKESQNTVLQKTQILSSAKVHGSIVGSRMGDRRATPLLSGERVENRLKKPTTFLCKLKFRNELPDPSAQPKLMAMKNEKDQYTKYTITSLEKTYKPKLFVEPDLGIPLDLLDLSVYNPPSARPPLAPEDEELLHDDVAVTPVKNNGIRRKERPTDKGVTWLVKTQYISPLSMESTKQSLTEKQAKDLREMKGGRNILENRNNRERQIKEIESSFVACKSHPVHATNKDLYPLEVLPLLPDFDRYDDQFVVSAFDSAPTADSEVHSKLDQTVRDAYESQAIMKSYVAMSSDTDKSFLAYMVPAPDELSKNIYDEREDISYSWVREYHYDFRLDDVDDPTTYLVSFDEAEARYVPLPTKLVLRKKRAKEGRSSDEVEYFPVPSRVTVRRRSAVAAVELRDSEVYSNSKGSFSNSKRGGLDIEDGLGRPQKVARHQDIDQSSGAEDEMSD; this is translated from the exons ATGGCCTCGTACAGGCCCTTTCCTCCGCAAACTTCATTCGCGCCCGCCCCTATTCAGAACCCCCTTCCACCACCACAACCACAACCTCCGCCGCCGCTACATCCACCTCACCAGCGAGCTCAGTACAATCAGAATTGGGGTGgatatggtggtggtggtggtggtgctgaTGGGTCTATATCCTCGGCTCCTCCTCCACCTTCTTCATATCCCCAAAACTACAACGCCAGCCAAATGCACCCGAATTCGAATTACCACCACCAACATTACGTTCCGCCGAGGGGTCAACAAcctcctccacctcctcctcACCAGCAGTATCCGTATCCGCCACCACCGCCCCCTCCGGAGTCATCTtacccaccaccaccaccaccaccagccGCTCCTTCTATGGCACAAAACTCGATGAATGTGCAGCCCCCACAAGCTCCTATTTATTATCCGTCTAATCAGTACAGTCAGTATAGTCATCCGCCAATACAGCCAATGCGACCACCgcctccaccaccacctccaTCTTCACCCCCAAATTCATCaattccaccaccaccacccccaaGTTCACCACCGCCTCCTCTGCAGAACAAGGAGGGTGGAGTAGATAGGGGGTCTCATGAGCGTGATAAAGGGTCTTCCAAGGAGTTAACGGCTTCTGGAAGGCATGGGCTTTTAAACCTTGTTCCTGCTAAACAGCAGCAGAAGCCCCCGGCGCCTCCTGTGCCGGTGAAGAAATCTAATGGGCCACCCGGGAGGGTGGAAACGGAGGAAGAGAGGAGGTTGAGGAAGAAGAGGGAATTTGAAAAGCAAAAACAGGAAGAGAAACAAAGGCAGCAGTTGAAGGAGTCCCAGAACACGGTTCTACAAAAGACCCAGATATTGTCTTCTGCGAAGGTGCATGGGTCGATTGTGGGGTCACGGATGGGGGATAGGAGAGCTACTCCATTGTTGAGTGGTGAGAGGGTTGAGAATAGATTGAAGAAGCCAACAACATTCTTGTGCAAGTTGAA ATTCCGTAACGAGCTCCCAGATCCTAGTGCACAACCAAAGCTCATGGCTATGAAGAATGAGAAAGATCa ATATACAAAATACACGATCACGTCTTTGGAGAAAACTTACAAGCCCAAACTTTTTGTCGAGCCAGATCTGGGGATACCTCTTGACCTTCTTGACCTCAGTGTATACAA TCCTCCTAGTGCTAGACCACCCCTTGCTCCAGAAGACGAGGAATTGTTGCATGATGATGTAGCAGTGACCCCTGTAAAGAATAATGGCATTAGACGAAAAGAAAGGCCTACTGATAAAGGTGTTACCTGGCTGGTGAAAACACAGTATATATCTCCTCTTAGCATGGAATCAACAAAGCAG TCTTTAACTGAGAAACAAGCAAAAGACCTGAGAGAAATGAAGGGAGGCCGTAACATTTTGGAGAACCGTAACAATAG GGAAAGACAAATCAAGGAAATAGAATCCTCATTTGTGGCATGCAAGTCACACCCTGTTCATGCGACTAACAAAGATTTATATCCTTTAGAGGTTCTGCCTTTGTTGCCCGATTTTGATCg GTATGACGACCAATTTGTTGTTTCGGCATTTGATAGTGCTCCTACAGCTGATTCAGAAGTCCATAGCAAGCTGGATCAAACTGTTCGTGATGCCTACGAATCACAG GCCATTATGAAAAGTTATGTGGCAATGAGCTCTGATACAGACAAATCATTTTTGGCATACATGGTCCCTGCTCCAGATGAG CTatccaaaaatatttatgacgaACGTGAAGACATCTCATACTCTTGGGTTCGCGAGTACCATTATGAT TTTCGTCTGGATGATGTGGATGACCCCACAACATACCTTGTTTCATTTGATGAAGCAGAAGCACGCTATGTG CCTCTTCCAACAAAACTCGTTTTAAGAAAAAAGAGGGCCAAAGAAGGAAGATCTAGCGACGAGGTCGAATATTTTCCTGTACCTTCCAGAGTTACTGTAAGGCGGAGATCAGCTGTTGCTGCAGTTGAACTGAGGGATTCAGAG GTTTATTCAAATTCAAAGGGGAGTTTTTCAAATTCGAAGAGGGGAGGGTTAGACATTGAAGATGGCCTTGGAAGACCACAGAAGGTTGCCCGGCATCAGGACATTGATCAATCTAGTGGAGCTGAAGATGAAATGTCTGATTGA
- the LOC122301010 gene encoding transcription factor MYBS3-like, whose translation MTRRCSHCSNNGHNSRTCPNRGGGGGCVKLFGVKLTDGSIIKKSASMGNLSAHYHSSSSAAASPNYQDSPTSDPVHVSDGYLSDDPAHASCSSNGRGDRKKGVPWTEEEHRLFLVGLQKLGKGDWRGIARNFVTSRTPTQVASHAQKYFIRQSNANRKKRRSSLFDMVPDTATDTPPVPEEQVLLSSAQVRATDTANLLPSLNLSLNSEFEPMEATPQEEVEGPNESVATSSGLAPMIPQFFPAYLPLPFPIWPPNTDLMEEEKGAESSYHQVLKPIPILPKQPVNVDELVGMSQLSLGEAERGHREPSPLSLKLIGEPSRQSAFHANAPVSGSDLNKGESSVIEAV comes from the exons ATGACTCGGCGGTGCTCGCACTGCAGTAACAATGGCCACAACTCGCGGACGTGTCCGAACCGCGGCGGGGGCGGAGGATGCGTGAAGCTATTCGGCGTGAAGCTAACCGATGGCTCGATCATCAAGAAGAGCGCCAGCATGGGGAACCTATCGGCCCACTACCATTCCTCCTCGTCCGCCGCCGCTTCACCCAATTACCAAGACTCCCCCACCTCCGACCCCGTCCACGTGTCAGACGGTTACTTGTCCGATGATCCCGCCCACGCCTCCTGCTCCTCCAACGGGCGTGGCGACCGTAAGAAAG GTGTACCATGGACAGAAGAAGAACATCGGCTGTTTTTAGTTGGTCTTCAGAAATTGGGGAAAGGGGACTGGCGTGGGATAGCAAGAAATTTTGTCACATCAAGGACTCCTACACAAGTGGCAAGCCATGCACAGAAGTACTTTATCCGGCAAAGTAATGCTAACCGAAAAAAGAGACGTTCCAGTCTTTTTGACATGGTTCCAGATACG GCCACAGATACACCCCCTGTTCCAGAAGAACAAGTATTGCTGTCTTCTGCTCAGGTGAGAGCAACTGATACTGCAAACTTGTTGCCTTCTTTAAATCTCTCCCTCAACTCGGAATTTGAACCTATGGAAGCCACACCTCAAGAAGAAGTTGAAGGACCGAATGAAAGTGTTGCCACATCAAGTGGACTTGCACCAATGATTCCCCAATTCTTCCCTGCTTATCTACCTCTCCCTTTCCCAATATGGCCACCCAATACGGATCTTATGGAAGAAGAGAAGGGTGCAGAATCGTCATATCATCAGGTGTTGAAGCCAATCCCAATCCTTCCAAAGCAACCTGTAAATGTTGATGAACTTGTTGGCATGTCTCAGCTGAGTCTTGGAGAGGCTGAGAGAGGCCATAGAGAGCCTTCACCCCTATCCTTAAAATTGATAGGAGAGCCGTCGAGGCAATCAGCATTTCATGCAAATGCTCCGGTGAGCGGGTCGGACTTAAACAAGGGTGAGAGTAGTGTAATCGAAGCAGTTTGA